The Shewanella mangrovisoli genome has a window encoding:
- the mutM gene encoding bifunctional DNA-formamidopyrimidine glycosylase/DNA-(apurinic or apyrimidinic site) lyase, translating to MPELPEVEVTRQGIAPHLVEQTVADLVIRNASLRWPVPELAKQIIGQTIRQVRRRAKYLLIDTDAGTSIVHLGMSGSLRILPHDTPVEKHDHIDLVLANGRILRFNDPRRFGAWLWCQLPEEAHPLLEKLGPEPLTDAFNVNQLAAALAGKKKAIKLCLMDNHIVVGVGNIYANEALFAAGIHPEAEAGKIDIERLTVLVAEVKQILAHAIKQGGTTLKDFTNAEGKPGYFAQKLHVYGRGGETCTQCGNLLSEIRLGQRTTVFCGICQTR from the coding sequence ATGCCGGAATTACCAGAAGTCGAAGTCACCCGTCAGGGCATAGCCCCACATCTTGTCGAACAAACCGTGGCTGACCTCGTAATCCGTAACGCCTCACTGCGTTGGCCCGTTCCCGAACTTGCCAAACAGATCATCGGCCAAACCATACGCCAAGTGCGCCGCCGCGCTAAATATCTGTTAATCGATACGGATGCAGGCACCAGCATAGTGCATTTGGGAATGTCGGGCAGTTTGCGGATCCTGCCCCATGACACGCCAGTGGAGAAGCACGACCATATCGATCTTGTCCTCGCCAATGGCCGTATTCTGCGCTTTAACGATCCAAGACGTTTCGGCGCCTGGTTATGGTGCCAATTGCCTGAGGAAGCCCATCCACTGCTGGAAAAACTCGGGCCAGAACCTCTGACCGATGCCTTTAACGTCAATCAGTTAGCGGCCGCGCTGGCAGGTAAGAAGAAGGCCATCAAACTCTGCCTGATGGATAACCATATTGTGGTGGGTGTGGGAAATATTTACGCCAACGAAGCTCTGTTTGCCGCCGGAATACACCCCGAGGCGGAGGCGGGCAAGATAGATATTGAACGCTTAACGGTACTGGTTGCCGAGGTCAAACAAATCCTCGCCCACGCCATTAAGCAGGGCGGCACCACGCTTAAGGACTTCACCAATGCCGAGGGTAAACCCGGCTATTTCGCACAAAAGCTGCATGTTTACGGCCGCGGTGGCGAAACCTGTACTCAGTGCGGCAATCTACTCAGCGAAATCCGCCTTGGTCAACGCACCACAGTGTTTTGCGGCATCTGCCAGACACGTTAA
- a CDS encoding ArnT family glycosyltransferase yields MDALNRRFNSEDYYQVLWPLLLMSLLILLVGIGFRSPWPADEPRFVEVAREMVASGQWLFPTRGGEYYPDKPPVFMWAIALFYQLTGSLKLSFLLPNALCGLLTVFLVYDLGARLWNVRVGRNAALLLLIVPQFLMQAKNAQIDAMVMCWITVGCYGLIRHFMLGPKWHWYFIGWAFMGLGVITKGVGFLPLLLLIPIGIYAFKDKTRFEGRLTWLCLAGPLAMLAVIACWLVPMVMTVQAHGTPEMVAYQNNILFKQTGERYVNAWHHIKPWYFFVLSVIPWMWFPISLLVVAYWKQWVQKVKADPTIAILLIWVGLVVLFFSISPGKRNVYILPALPMLALAASAVLTGVSPKAWFEKLVTGVLWFLGALVLVAGVLALIHHPALVKALADYTDDLTGIGYLFILLGVLWFALLWLARRQFALVKVGLVSALGWVLVSTWGYAMLDEMRTPRSLMLHTAEVIGEDAELGLVNFKEQFILFSPMSVTHFSYLAPLEEQERNAWQWMQENKQRYVLVPSGAELSCFDIKGGKIMGIAHRDEWILLSAAELKPQCQAPEREYRYFTDHPGRWLKE; encoded by the coding sequence ATGGATGCATTGAATCGTCGTTTCAATAGCGAAGATTATTACCAAGTACTCTGGCCGCTGCTGTTGATGAGTTTGTTGATCTTACTGGTTGGCATAGGTTTTCGTTCACCTTGGCCCGCCGACGAACCGCGGTTTGTTGAGGTCGCGCGGGAAATGGTTGCCTCGGGTCAATGGTTATTCCCTACCCGGGGCGGGGAATATTATCCCGATAAGCCGCCAGTGTTTATGTGGGCCATCGCCCTGTTTTATCAACTCACAGGCTCGTTAAAACTCTCCTTCTTACTCCCCAATGCCCTCTGTGGTTTGCTGACGGTATTCCTTGTCTATGATCTGGGTGCCAGATTGTGGAATGTGCGGGTTGGCCGCAACGCTGCACTGTTGCTCCTTATCGTGCCGCAGTTTTTGATGCAGGCGAAAAATGCCCAGATAGATGCCATGGTGATGTGCTGGATAACCGTGGGATGTTACGGATTAATCAGGCATTTTATGCTTGGGCCTAAGTGGCATTGGTATTTTATTGGCTGGGCGTTTATGGGGCTAGGGGTAATCACTAAGGGAGTTGGTTTCTTGCCCCTATTGTTGCTCATTCCGATTGGGATTTACGCCTTCAAAGATAAGACCCGTTTTGAGGGCCGTTTAACTTGGCTTTGCCTCGCGGGGCCTTTGGCCATGCTGGCCGTGATTGCCTGTTGGCTAGTGCCCATGGTGATGACGGTTCAAGCCCATGGTACTCCTGAGATGGTGGCCTATCAAAATAATATTTTGTTTAAGCAAACGGGCGAGCGTTACGTTAATGCTTGGCACCATATCAAGCCATGGTACTTCTTCGTGCTGAGCGTGATCCCTTGGATGTGGTTCCCGATTTCGTTGCTGGTGGTGGCCTATTGGAAACAGTGGGTGCAAAAGGTGAAGGCCGATCCCACCATTGCGATTCTGCTGATTTGGGTCGGGCTCGTGGTGCTGTTTTTCAGTATCAGCCCTGGCAAGCGCAACGTGTATATTCTGCCCGCATTACCTATGTTGGCCCTAGCGGCGTCGGCGGTATTAACGGGCGTTTCGCCAAAAGCCTGGTTTGAAAAACTGGTCACTGGTGTGCTGTGGTTCTTAGGCGCACTCGTGTTAGTGGCAGGTGTGCTGGCGCTTATTCATCATCCCGCACTCGTCAAAGCGCTAGCTGACTATACCGATGATCTTACTGGCATTGGTTACTTGTTTATTTTGCTCGGGGTGCTTTGGTTTGCCTTGCTGTGGCTGGCGCGTCGTCAGTTTGCACTGGTAAAGGTGGGGCTGGTTTCAGCCTTGGGTTGGGTGCTGGTGAGCACTTGGGGTTACGCTATGCTCGATGAGATGCGCACCCCCAGAAGCCTGATGCTACACACTGCCGAAGTGATAGGTGAGGATGCCGAACTTGGCCTAGTTAACTTTAAAGAGCAATTTATCCTGTTCTCGCCCATGAGTGTAACGCACTTTAGTTACCTCGCGCCGCTAGAAGAGCAAGAGCGTAACGCGTGGCAATGGATGCAGGAGAACAAACAGCGTTATGTTTTAGTGCCTAGCGGTGCCGAGCTTAGTTGTTTCGATATCAAAGGCGGTAAGATCATGGGGATTGCCCACCGTGACGAGTGGATTTTGTTATCCGCTGCAGAACTTAAGCCTCAGTGCCAAGCGCCAGAACGTGAGTACCGTTACTTTACTGACCATCCAGGCCGTTGGTTAAAAGAGTAA
- a CDS encoding TVP38/TMEM64 family protein has product MKRLYKAIFIVFILLVLMFAAQQGLFEHVTDSNWVAHFIAAQGVYALAVLLMVGALFTAVGGPRQVIAFVFGFALGGIYGGLFSTLAALLGCVLAFYTARLTIRSSLQRRFGNRLQKFEALILHRTWLKVLMIRLLPVGSNLLTNLFAGATHIPAGGFMFGSVLGYLPQMLIFSFAGAGIGLSDHNQLGISIGLFIISSLIGAYLYRSSLRKQVDELEN; this is encoded by the coding sequence ATGAAGCGACTCTATAAGGCGATTTTTATCGTCTTTATTTTGTTGGTGTTAATGTTTGCTGCCCAGCAAGGGTTATTCGAGCATGTGACCGATAGCAATTGGGTGGCACACTTTATTGCCGCCCAAGGGGTCTATGCGCTGGCGGTATTGCTGATGGTGGGCGCCTTGTTTACCGCTGTCGGTGGGCCGAGGCAGGTGATCGCCTTTGTATTTGGCTTTGCCCTCGGCGGTATCTATGGCGGTCTATTTTCCACCTTAGCGGCATTGCTGGGTTGTGTGCTGGCGTTTTATACCGCGAGATTAACCATTCGAAGCAGCCTGCAACGACGTTTTGGCAATCGTTTACAAAAGTTTGAGGCGCTGATCCTTCATCGGACTTGGTTAAAAGTCTTAATGATCCGTCTGTTGCCTGTGGGGAGTAATCTGCTGACGAATCTGTTTGCGGGGGCGACACACATCCCCGCGGGGGGATTTATGTTTGGCAGCGTGCTGGGTTATTTGCCGCAGATGCTGATATTCAGTTTTGCGGGCGCGGGCATTGGTTTGTCTGATCATAACCAACTGGGGATCAGTATTGGGCTGTTTATTATCTCGAGTCTTATCGGCGCTTACCTTTACCGTTCGAGCCTGCGCAAGCAGGTGGATGAATTGGAAAACTAA